The Thermovenabulum gondwanense genome includes a region encoding these proteins:
- a CDS encoding transglycosylase domain-containing protein, whose translation MGKKKRRNLFRGLALIILFFFLLASGVAFGVAYSYINTAPPFDPKKLKPSETSFVLDEKGKVVSELHGEQNRIPVSLEEIPDNLKNAFIAIEDQYFYSHKGINIRSIIGSLITDLIKGGYHRGASTITQQLVKNAFLTQEKSLKRKIQEAWLAIQLERHYTKNQILEFYLNQIYFGHSAYGVEAASQLFFGKHVKDLTLAECAMLAGVPKGPQYFSPYLNFKNAKERQELILDKMAELGYITKEEAKKAKDEKIILAGLNTPKANYKAPYYTDYVVQETAEKLQQSLGISQEEAYDRIYNGGLKIYTTIDVNIQEAAEKALSNPANYPYTKNDKNGIPQPQGAIVVLDVKTGAIKALVGGREHYQKLGLNRAYQSYRQPGSAFKPIVVYTAAIDSGFTAASVIDDSPVFYPSGSGTWSPQNFSDDYRGLTPLWKAIARSVNVVAVKVLDSIGVDRGIEYAKKLGIKDLVLKGSKNDRQLAIALGGLTKGVTPLELASAYQTLANQGVHIEPIAVLKIVDKNGRTLYEEKPQKWVAVSPQTAFIMTNLLKGPIYDPEGTARRLSSFPYPVRGKTGTTSDNKDVWFVGYTPYYVASVWIGHDEPVPMKGVSSGNQPANIWMQVMKEAHKNLPYKDFDRPDNIVGPIPVCMDSGKLPTELCYKDPRGPRVVEQYFIKGTEPTEFCDVHVELDVDITNGLLATPYCPPELVQKRVFIKRPPFVPSKEGKIPLDVKYQAPEQYCPVHSAQNPVFQSPVEGELDENPLQNQDNHLNNNGNNNTNDNL comes from the coding sequence ATGGGAAAAAAGAAAAGAAGAAACCTATTTAGAGGGCTTGCATTAATAATTTTATTTTTTTTCCTGCTCGCTTCCGGAGTTGCCTTTGGAGTTGCATATTCATATATAAACACGGCTCCACCCTTTGATCCTAAAAAGTTAAAACCCAGCGAAACTTCTTTTGTACTGGACGAAAAGGGCAAGGTGGTTTCGGAACTTCATGGAGAACAAAACAGGATACCCGTTTCCTTAGAAGAAATCCCGGATAATTTGAAAAATGCCTTTATTGCGATAGAAGATCAATATTTTTATTCTCATAAAGGGATAAACATCCGTTCAATAATAGGTTCTTTAATTACGGACCTCATTAAAGGAGGATATCATAGAGGTGCAAGCACCATTACCCAGCAGCTGGTTAAAAATGCTTTTCTTACGCAGGAAAAATCGTTAAAAAGAAAAATTCAAGAAGCATGGCTGGCAATACAATTAGAAAGACATTACACAAAAAATCAAATTCTTGAATTTTACTTGAATCAGATTTATTTCGGTCATTCTGCCTATGGAGTAGAGGCAGCTTCTCAGCTATTTTTTGGAAAACATGTAAAGGATCTTACTTTAGCCGAGTGTGCAATGCTGGCCGGAGTACCCAAAGGCCCTCAGTATTTTTCACCCTATCTTAATTTTAAAAACGCCAAGGAACGTCAGGAGTTAATTCTCGATAAAATGGCAGAATTGGGTTACATTACAAAAGAAGAAGCAAAAAAGGCGAAGGATGAGAAAATTATTTTAGCTGGTTTAAATACACCAAAGGCTAATTACAAAGCCCCGTATTATACAGATTACGTTGTGCAGGAAACTGCTGAAAAACTGCAACAATCCTTAGGAATTTCCCAGGAGGAAGCTTATGATAGAATTTATAATGGGGGTTTAAAAATTTATACAACTATTGATGTTAACATTCAGGAAGCTGCAGAAAAAGCATTATCAAATCCTGCAAATTACCCATATACAAAAAACGACAAAAACGGAATACCCCAGCCACAAGGCGCTATTGTGGTTCTTGACGTAAAGACCGGAGCAATTAAAGCACTGGTAGGAGGAAGAGAACATTATCAAAAATTAGGTCTTAATCGAGCTTATCAATCTTACAGACAACCCGGATCTGCATTTAAACCCATTGTGGTTTACACAGCAGCAATAGATTCAGGATTTACAGCTGCCAGCGTAATAGATGATTCTCCTGTTTTTTATCCCAGCGGTAGTGGCACCTGGTCTCCTCAAAACTTTTCCGACGATTACAGAGGATTAACACCTCTTTGGAAGGCAATTGCAAGGTCGGTAAACGTTGTTGCAGTAAAAGTTCTTGATTCCATAGGGGTTGACAGAGGAATTGAATATGCTAAAAAGCTGGGAATAAAAGACTTAGTTTTAAAAGGTAGCAAAAACGATAGACAACTTGCCATAGCTCTCGGCGGCCTTACAAAAGGAGTTACTCCTTTAGAACTCGCTTCCGCATATCAAACCTTAGCAAATCAGGGAGTTCACATAGAACCAATTGCCGTATTGAAAATCGTGGACAAAAACGGAAGAACCTTATATGAAGAAAAACCGCAAAAATGGGTTGCAGTTAGCCCTCAGACAGCTTTTATTATGACGAATTTATTAAAAGGTCCTATTTATGACCCCGAGGGTACTGCAAGAAGGTTATCAAGTTTTCCTTACCCGGTCAGGGGTAAAACAGGTACAACTTCCGATAATAAAGACGTATGGTTTGTAGGATATACTCCTTATTACGTAGCTTCTGTTTGGATCGGTCACGATGAACCGGTTCCCATGAAAGGTGTATCCAGCGGTAATCAACCCGCTAATATCTGGATGCAGGTAATGAAAGAAGCTCATAAAAATCTACCTTATAAAGACTTTGATAGACCTGATAATATAGTCGGGCCAATCCCAGTATGCATGGATTCGGGAAAACTTCCTACAGAACTATGTTATAAAGATCCAAGGGGTCCAAGGGTAGTGGAACAATACTTCATTAAAGGAACGGAGCCAACGGAATTTTGCGACGTGCATGTAGAACTGGATGTGGATATTACAAACGGACTGCTCGCAACTCCCTATTGTCCTCCTGAGCTGGTTCAAAAGAGGGTATTTATTAAACGTCC
- the tyrS gene encoding tyrosine--tRNA ligase, translated as MRPEEQFEILKRDTAEIISPDELLSKLKKSYESKTPLKAKLGLDPTAPDIHLGHAVVLKKLKEFQDLGHEVILIIGDFTGMIGDPTGKSETRKQLTREEVMENAKTYKEQVFKILDPEKTTIRFNSEWLAKLNFEDVIVLSSRYTVARMLEREDFQQRFKEGKPISIHEFFYPLMQGYDSVALKADVELGATEQKFNILMGRTLQKEYGQEPQIAMLMPILIGIDGTKKMSKSLGNYIGINEPPKEMYGKVMSIPDEILIEYYNLATTIPKDEIKKIEKGLKDGSLHPRDVKMALAKEIVKMYHGLEEAKKAEENFIKVFQKKDMPDEMVEYFIPEDNLNPEKKIWLPKLLSITGLASSNSEGQRLILQGAVKVNGERIENPVDIDLKEPVIVQVGKRKFAKISIKN; from the coding sequence ATGAGACCAGAGGAACAATTTGAAATTCTAAAAAGAGATACTGCTGAAATTATTTCGCCGGATGAATTATTAAGTAAATTGAAAAAATCCTATGAGAGCAAAACACCTCTGAAAGCAAAATTAGGACTCGATCCCACTGCGCCGGATATTCATCTTGGACATGCGGTAGTATTAAAAAAACTGAAAGAATTTCAGGATTTAGGGCATGAAGTTATTTTGATTATTGGGGATTTTACCGGGATGATTGGGGATCCCACTGGAAAATCCGAAACAAGAAAACAATTAACAAGAGAAGAAGTAATGGAAAATGCAAAAACTTATAAAGAACAGGTTTTTAAAATCCTGGACCCTGAAAAGACTACCATCAGGTTCAATAGTGAATGGCTTGCCAAATTGAATTTTGAAGATGTTATTGTACTTTCTTCCAGGTATACCGTAGCACGAATGCTGGAAAGAGAAGATTTCCAGCAGCGTTTTAAAGAAGGAAAGCCAATTTCTATTCATGAATTTTTTTACCCATTGATGCAGGGTTATGATTCAGTAGCATTAAAAGCCGATGTAGAACTGGGTGCTACCGAGCAGAAATTTAATATTTTAATGGGTAGGACATTGCAAAAAGAGTACGGTCAAGAACCTCAAATTGCCATGTTAATGCCAATATTAATAGGTATAGACGGCACAAAGAAAATGAGCAAAAGCCTTGGAAATTACATAGGTATAAATGAACCTCCGAAAGAAATGTACGGAAAGGTGATGTCGATTCCGGACGAGATATTGATCGAATATTACAACTTAGCAACGACTATCCCAAAGGATGAAATAAAGAAAATAGAGAAAGGTTTAAAAGATGGTTCGCTGCACCCGAGAGATGTAAAAATGGCTTTAGCTAAGGAAATAGTAAAAATGTATCATGGCCTGGAAGAAGCAAAAAAAGCTGAAGAAAATTTTATAAAAGTATTTCAGAAGAAAGATATGCCGGATGAAATGGTTGAATATTTCATCCCTGAAGATAATTTGAATCCAGAAAAAAAGATATGGTTGCCTAAACTTTTATCTATAACAGGTCTTGCCTCATCTAACAGCGAAGGTCAGAGATTAATTTTGCAGGGAGCCGTTAAAGTAAACGGCGAACGGATAGAAAATCCTGTTGATATTGATTTAAAGGAACCCGTAATAGTTCAGGTAGGAAAAAGGAAATTTGCCAAAATTTCAATAAAAAATTAA
- the yunB gene encoding sporulation protein YunB, whose amino-acid sequence MWGKYRLFRVKRGYFSLYIILFFIFIAVLIVLSFIEHQIAPTVQTIAEARARMIATEAINNAIKEKIAKNIQYKDLITIHKDVNGQITLIQINTVEINRIETETSLEAVKKLKQISMETIKIPLGLVTGSKILANIGPNINIMLQPVGTAEVDTTEAFEEAGINQTRHKIILSITAKVKVVQPFFSSQVEVNTNVPIAETIIVGTVPQTILDFK is encoded by the coding sequence ATGTGGGGTAAGTACAGATTGTTCAGGGTGAAAAGGGGTTATTTTAGTTTATATATTATCCTTTTTTTCATTTTTATTGCTGTATTAATTGTATTAAGTTTTATTGAACATCAAATAGCCCCTACTGTTCAGACAATTGCTGAAGCAAGAGCAAGGATGATTGCCACAGAGGCGATTAATAATGCTATTAAAGAAAAAATTGCAAAAAACATTCAATATAAAGACCTTATTACAATACATAAAGATGTAAATGGGCAGATTACACTAATTCAGATTAATACAGTAGAAATTAACAGGATAGAAACGGAAACGTCGTTAGAAGCAGTAAAAAAATTAAAGCAAATTTCGATGGAGACAATAAAAATACCCTTAGGGCTGGTTACCGGAAGTAAGATTCTGGCAAACATAGGACCTAATATTAATATAATGCTGCAGCCGGTAGGCACTGCAGAAGTGGATACTACGGAAGCCTTTGAAGAAGCGGGAATAAATCAAACAAGACATAAAATAATACTCTCAATAACGGCAAAAGTGAAAGTGGTTCAACCCTTTTTTAGCTCTCAGGTGGAAGTTAATACTAATGTTCCTATAGCTGAAACTATAATAGTAGGAACCGTTCCGCAAACTATTCTGGACTTTAAATAA